In the genome of Pseudomonadota bacterium, the window TAAACCATTCATAAATCTGCTATACGGTATACCATATGCCCTGCAGGCTGCATTGATCCTTACGATCCATAATGACCTGAAATCCCTCTTTCTCTGTTTCCTGCCAGTGTATGCATATTTCAGTGCCTTGAATACAGTACGTTTTGCCATCGTATATGTACTGCGTCTGCTGGCGTACATACCCCTTGCGAGTTTTAAAATCTTTTTTCTTCTTCTTCTTGCTTTGACTCCTCTTTTTGCCCTTGGCATCTCTTTCCACCTCTTAAGTTTTTATAAGTAAGGTATTAATGACTTTATCCTTTTCATATCAGAGGGATGAATTGTATCAGATTTCGATAATCTTCTCTTCATCTTTGGTGTTTTAGAAGAAAGGAGGTGGCTGTGAAAGGCCTTAGCCCTTTTTATTTTACCCCTTGCAGTTACCTTAACCCTTTTCGCTAAACCCCTGTGTGTCTTTAACTTTGGCATGTAATCCTCCTTTACATTGGAGCAAAAACCATTATGATGTTTCTCCCGTCAAATTTCGGTTTCTGTTCCAGGTTGCCTATATCTTTAATAGCTTCTATTATCTTTTGTGTAAGCTTTTCCCCCATATCCTTATGGAGTATTTCCCTTCCCTTGAACATTACTATTACCTTTACCTTGCACCCGTCCTCTAAAAATTCCCTTATGTGCCTGATCTTGACCATGAGGTCGTGCTCCTGAATCTTTAGACCAAGCTTCATCTCCTTAATCTGAATTACAGTCTGTTTTTTCTTAGCCTCCT includes:
- the rplT gene encoding 50S ribosomal protein L20, producing MPRAKRGVKARRRRKKILKLARGMYASRRSTYTMAKRTVFKALKYAYTGRKQRKRDFRSLWIVRINAACRAYGIPYSRFMNGLKTANITLNRKTLADMAVNDPSGFENVIAKVKEVALQQQN
- the rpmI gene encoding 50S ribosomal protein L35, giving the protein MPKLKTHRGLAKRVKVTARGKIKRAKAFHSHLLSSKTPKMKRRLSKSDTIHPSDMKRIKSLIPYL
- the infC gene encoding translation initiation factor IF-3, which produces MNINEKIKVREVRLIDDNGKQLGIVPTVEAIRMAKEQDLDLVEVSPKTNPPVCKIMDYGKFKYQLAKKAQEAKKKQTVIQIKEMKLGLKIQEHDLMVKIRHIREFLEDGCKVKVIVMFKGREILHKDMGEKLTQKIIEAIKDIGNLEQKPKFDGRNIIMVFAPM